The Neodiprion fabricii isolate iyNeoFabr1 chromosome 4, iyNeoFabr1.1, whole genome shotgun sequence genome window below encodes:
- the LOC124181208 gene encoding uncharacterized protein LOC124181208 isoform X6, whose product MKIFVAFLFVHLIAGILCSEATKPENELHPEILVESYINMLSALRFYRLDHFGEAVKQAVIDKCKKNGGPKAFDDAKESLLSLQNSIDSLINDTVNQVRLVGLESWNGQEQIPRLCDTYMTVLNQTKLALNSVRPCLDEAERAAANRMYNIRFVGGDFFCGNNGSNLISFYTARGFECITNHPQRNCSVQMPPRDNSVVTDGVRIAGAPWSYETSQPSLNECRSIRTIKICTAEKLSGCEQPEHANLMNSVYDTIEKAAGCENILNAEASSAA is encoded by the exons ATGAAGATTTTCgttgcatttttattcgttcaccTGATTGCTG GAATCTTATGTTCCGAGGCTACTAAACCAGAAAATGAACTACATCCAGAGATTCTTGTGGAATCGTACATCAACATGCTGAGCGCCCTCCGTTTTTACCGTTTGGATCATTTCGGTGAGGCCGTCAAGCAAGCCGTAATCGACAAGTGCAAGAAGAATGGTGGACCAAAGGCATTCGACGATGCCAAGGAAAGCCTGCTGAGCCTGCAAAATTCGATAGATTCCCTGATCAACGACACTGTGAATCAGGTTCGGCTTGTCGGCTTAGAATCATGGAACGGGCAGGAACAGATACCGAGACTTTGTGACACGTATATGACTGTCTTGAACCAGACGAAGTTAGCTCTAAATTCAGTCAGACCTTGTCTGGACGAAGCGGAACGCGCGGCTGCCAACCGCATGTACAACATAAGATTTGTAGGTGGGGATTTCTTCTGCGGGAACAACGGAAGTAACCTCATTT CATTTTACACGGCTCGTGGATTTGAGTGTATCACTAACCATCCTCAGAGAAACTGTTCGGTACAAATGCCGCCCCGTGATAATTCCGTCGTCACCGACGGCGTCCGGATTGCTGGTGCTCCATGGTCTTACGAAACATCCCAACCAAGCCTGAACGAATGCAG GAGTATTCGGACAATCAAAATCTGCACGGCCGAAAAATTGAGTGGATGCGAACAACCGGAACATGCCAATTTGATGAATTCTGTATATGATACTATCGAAAAAGCAGCAGGCTGTGAAAACATACTCAATGCCGAAGCATCCTCTGCGGCCTGA